A region of the Drosophila ananassae strain 14024-0371.13 chromosome Y unlocalized genomic scaffold, ASM1763931v2 tig00000151, whole genome shotgun sequence genome:
CTTCCACCATAGGTTGTGGTTTACTAAGTCAGCAGCTAGCATGCCCCTTGAAGCGCAGTCAGCAGGGTTGTCATCTGATTTGACATGTTGCCAGTGATCTCGTGGAATGATGCTGAGGATTTCGGCAGTGCGGTTTGCGACGAAAGTCTTTAGTTTGGCAGGTATGTGCGAGAGCCAAGCCAAAACAATGGTAGAGTCGCACCAGGCGTAAACAGTGACGTTGTAGTGTTTCAGTGCAGCCTTGACTGAGTTGATGACTCGACTTAGTAGCAGTGCGCCGCACAATTCCAGGCGTGGAAGTGATTGTGTTTTGAGAGGTGCAACACGAGTCTTTGCAGCTATAAGAGTAACCTGTATGTTACCATCAGGGAGAGTGACTCTACTGTAAACTGCAGCGGCGTAGGCTTTTATAGATGCGTCCGAGAAAGCGTGCAATTCAATTGTGTCAGTAGAATTGCCAATGTAGCGTGGAACCTCAAGTTCATTGAGCGTGTTGATATCGTGCTTGCATTTGAGATACCAATCTTCCAGGCTGAGCGGTAGCGGGCTGTCCCAGTCTAAGTTGAGAACCCAAAGTTCTTGGAACAGGATTTTGAATTGTATAACCACTGGAGCCAGCAATCCAAGTGGGTCGAAAATGCGAGATACGTCTGATAAAACTTGCCGTTTTGTAATCTTTCCCTCGCTGGGCAAAGATACCTTGTATGCCAATGTGTCCGTTTGCGGTTGCCAATGAATTCCCAAAACCTTGTTCGTAGTTTCGAGTGGACTGTATGATGTGTTGTTTGTGATTGTTGTCTCAGGGTCGACAACGCGGTTGCTGTTGGAAATCCATTTTCCAAGTTCGAGTTGAGCACATGACATTAGTTGAATTAGTTCTTGTTTGTATTGTAGAAGCTTCTCCTCGGTGTCAGTTCCTGTTAAAACGTCGTCAACGTAGAAATCTTCAAGGAGAATGCGCGCAGCAGTTGGATACAAATGTTGATAGTCTCTGGCCAGTTGCTCAAGAACCCGTACAGCCAGAAATGGTGCACACGCAGTGCCATAGGTTACAGTGCAGAGTTGGTAATGTCGAAGTGGAGCTGAAGGATGTTCTCTCCAAACGATACGTTGATAGTTGCGGTGATGCTTGTTGATCCAAATTTGCCTGAACATTTTGATAATGTCCGCAGAAAAAACGTATTTATGTAAACGAAAGCGTACGCATACATCGAACAGGTTTCGTTGGATGCTCGGCCCAACGTTCAGGGTGTCGTTTAAAGATTGACCAGAAGAATCTTGGAATGAACCGTCAAAAACTACTCGTAGTTTCTTTCCAAGTACAGGGTGATGTGGCATATAGAATACCCTTCCATCGTTGGTGAGAATTTCGTCAGGGTTCAATTGGCGCATGTGGCCTAGCGAAATATACTCTTGCATGAATTTTACATATCGTGAGTGCAGATCTGTGTCTCTATGTAGACGGCGCTCCACAGAAGCAAAGCGTTGGGTTGCTCCTTGCAGAGTGTCAGTGAATTGAGGATCTGCATCCTTGAATGGAAGCTCTACGGTGTATCTTCCCTTCGAGTCGCGTGAGTGCGTGGCTTGCATGAATTGTACATACCGTGAGTGCAGATCTGTGTCTCTAGGTCTCTAGGAGGTTGCTCCCTGCAGAGTGTCAGTGAATTGTGGATCTGCATCCTTGAATGGAAGCTCTACGGTGTATCTTCCCTTGGAGTCGCGTGAGTGCGTGGTTTGAAAATGCTCTTCAACCTTAACATTTTCAGGATCATGGTGAGTGGTGATTTGGGAGTcctcgatttcccaaaacctttgtagagTAGCATGGATATCGACTGTAGACAAAAATGACGTGGTGATTGATGGATTTTGATACGCAATCGATGTGATAACCCATCCAAAGATTGTTGAAATAGCTATTATGTTGCCTTGCGCATCCAGCTTCCTGTTGCCGGTTAAAATAGCCCATACAGAATCGGTGCCTAGTAGAACGTCCATAGGCGATGCCGAGTTGAATTCCGTGTCTGCAAGCGGAATCCCattgaagatctcaagggcAGATGCATCAATGTTTTCCCTTGCCAGCGTAGATGTGATTTTTCCTAGAATATGAGCTTTTACTTGTAGCGAGTGATCAGAAACTCGAGACTTGATCGTGAGTATGCTGAATCCCCTCGTGGTATCGGCCTTGATTGAAGAAATGCCGGAAATGAGAATCCGCCCAGGAAACCGACTaagacccagtgccttaataCAGCGTTCCGATACATATGATAACTCCGAGCCCGTGTCGAGTAGCACCCGGCAGTTTGTGTATGGGCCTTGAGAGTTGCGGATGTGTACCAATGCAGTTGGCAAAGTACATGTTCGTCCTACTTGCCCATGTGACAATAGGGTTGGCGTGAGTAGTGCCTGTGACATGTGACTCGCAGTCACCGATGTCGTGTCTGGATCCTTGTGATCGCTTAAAGACGTGGATGTGATTTGACCCTCGTTGGTCTGCCTAGCATgcgtgtgtatgagtgtgtggtgTCTGCTGCCACACTGCTGACAGTTGTACTTTGAGCTACAGTTTGATGACCTGTGACCTGGTTTGAGACAGTTAAAGCAGAGAGATTTGTGCTTTACAAAAGAACGGCGTTGGTCGATAGACAAACCAATGAATTGAGGACACTTAGACAGTTGATGCCCATCCGCATTACAATTCACGCATTTTGTCAGCGCAGCAGTTACCATGGCTCTGCTTGTCTTCTTGTTGTTACCACCCTGTCTCGGTACAGGATCGCTTTGACACAGCTCAAATTCTTCACATCGTGCGTCTAGGAACTTGAAGAACTCTTCGACTCTTGGTGAATTTGAAGCACGGCTTGCATCTACCCATTTGCGGCGTGACTCTGGATCGATTTTATTCAGCAATAAATGGATAACCCAACAGTCTCGGTCCATATGGCCAATTGAGTCCAATGCACGGATGATCTCATTTGCACCATCTGATACGCTACGCAATATGGATACCTCTCCATTGTTAGTCGATGGTAGCTCCATAAAGGTGTCCAACAGGTTGTGAATAATTTGCCGTGGTCGATCGTATCTTACCCAGATGTTGCTTGCTATGTACAGTGCTTATGTACAGTGCTTTGAAGGCTGGCCACTCCTTGTAAATGCCACCAAACGGTTTTATGTGAATCTTCGGTAATTCTGTCTCCCTTACTGGCGCCGCGGCGTCAGCCTGGGTTGGTGTTGTCGGCTCCTGTGAGCGCTTGAGGGAAAACAAAAGCGCACGGGCTTTTATGTACTTCGCCTCATACTCGTCGTAGTCATCCGCAGGATCAACCCAGCCCTCGACGTCGTCAAGCACGCTTAGATCATCTCCGGCAAGTTCGAAATCATTCCAAACCTTGTCGAGCCTGGCTAGCAGTACCTCCACGGCGTCAACGCCGAttgatgcggaagagttttctGCTGTGTGTAGCAGTTTGGTGAGGCTGGATTTGAGACGGCCCCTCACTCCCTTTAGCCGTTTGAGTTGTTCCATCGCAATGGTGCTTTACTTTTAGTTAACAATAACGAATCTGGCTCTAAGGACCAATTTCCTATgatgattaactttatttattgaaaatataactgGCTCAATCTCTTGATTTCGCCATCTGTCaaacaaagcaaagcaaaaactcACACGCCGAATTTGCAACCGACGCTTCTAATaccttcttcttctctacataaattttattgtgtgcccagtttccaaaccgaattgttaattaatgcaGTTTCCAATCTGACAGTGACCGTTCATCAACATAACTAATAATGATGATAAAGCAATAATAATAGAAGAAACCCACTGTCGAGCTCATAGAGGATTAGaggaaaattataaacaaatctCCAGACTgtattattggccaaatttatacaaaaaattaaaagaatatatcACAAATTGCGAAATTTGCaacacaaataaatataacagaAATCCAATACAAATTCCTATTGGAGAAACTCCCATTCCCAAATCAGAAGGCCAGCATTTACATATTGACATTTACTACGCACAAAGTCTTACCTTTTTAACTTGCGTTGATTCCTACTCCAAATACCTAGTGGTAAAAGAAATCACTAACAAAAAGACCATTGACTCCAAAGTATATGAAATTTTACAAACATTCCTATTAGTAAAAACAATTATGACTGACAACGAACCTAGCTTTACATCGGCACAATTTAAATCATTCCTAAAACGTTCAGGTATATCCATTCATTATGCAGACCCTAGACATAGCCTTTCGAACGGACAAGTTGATAGAGTCCATTCAACCTTAACTGAAATAGCTTGCTGTATTAAAGACGAATACCGCCTCTTAGACTACTCTGAAATTATTATAAGAGctgcaaaaaataataacatgaCAATCCACTCAGTAACCTATTTAACAAAATAGATCACAGCGACATACCGCTACAATTACAGATAACACAATCTAAAATGTTAGATTAtcataacaaaaataaattagaaaaaaattatcatgTAGGAGAAGTAGTTTACGAAAAAATACACGGAGAAAGAAACAAATTAGGTCCcagatttaaaaaacaagtcGTTCAGGAAAATTTACCCAATAAagtaataattaataatagaAAGAGAGTTATTCATAAAGACAACATTAAATAACCCATATTTTACAGAAAATGGAAATACCATTTATCATCACCATTTTTATAATCACTTGCCACCCCGAAATAATCGACTACACTAACAACGAATACCTACTACTGAAGAATGAAAACGACGTATTGACATAAACCtaagtttttaaaaagaaataattagaatagaagataaaaatactaacaacAGCAACTCAGACTCAGACTGGGACATTTCCCAAAatctaaatattataaaaattcttattaataccatcaagaaataaaaggggCATTAACGAATTGGGCACAGAGTGGAAATGGCTAGCAGGTACACCAGACCATGACGACTTAATAAGaatcgaaaacaaaattaacgaactgacagaaaacaataacaaacaattCACAATAAATTCACCTATATTTCAAGAAGTCCAACTTATGACCAAAATTCTTAACACAAACGTTgttaacaaagaaacaaaagtaagACAACACCGACTACAATTAATTACACTTGATATCCAAAATTTAATCGATACAATCACTTTAgcaaaaatagacatttttaatacaaaaatactaaacgaacaagacattaaagaaatatttagacaCGAAAATAAACCAGTTGTATTATCATAAACAATATCTGTAGCTTGTACACATCAAGGGCAATTGCCCATTCATACtgtaatggaaaattttataaaataacaaactttaaaaaagaaatattcaataacTATTGTAAACTCTCAAACGAGAGCTCGTGTTTTATAAATCTCTTGAATGGAAAAAAAGCAAACTGTTCAaaaatacgagaaaaaaataaacaatttgaaaatttagacGAAGGCGCTATTCTCCTCACTGGAGAAAATATTGTAAACgaaacaaaactaaatggcgcatttttgattttatttaatgaaagcATAGTTatcaataatataaaatacatcaacgaaaaacagaaaatgttAGATTACATATCACAATAGTTTAAACAACATAAGCATTATAAACCCGTTTGTAAAAAtaggaaatagaaaaatatccCTTGAACTcatatttttaattgtaatcatagaaataactgttaaccgtttttttgcttacgctctgtttgcgagagcaaccgatacaaagcatgccgtttcggttcctctctgagcagcaggctttgatttgttttgtttcggttttctgttgaacgaattacaatgagcaaatcatgaaactctcatctaccgaacatcgctcaatgagagatttgagtgacactcgcacagagagactcagtaaaagaccgattgactgaaaaagtcagcgcaaaaagtcttttcaataatttgttttcatttcgctgcacagtggcacatggtacatgaaatttgacgaaaaaacttattaaaattttaaacgtgaattttccaatttcaaactaatatattgattattttaattaaaaaatgaatagttgccttttaaattcatttattttgagttaagcttaacaactaaagTTTGGACAtctttgttgtccattttgtta
Encoded here:
- the LOC123258245 gene encoding uncharacterized protein LOC123258245, yielding MFRQIWINKHHRNYQRIVWREHPSAPLRHYQLCTVTYGTACAPFLAVRVLEQLARDYQHLYPTAARILLEDFYVDDVLTGTDTEEKLLQYKQELIQLMSCAQLELGKWISNSNRVVDPETTITNNTSYSPLETTNKVLGIHWQPQTDTLAYKVSLPSEGKITKRQVLSDVSRIFDPLGLLAPVVIQFKILFQELWVLNLDWDSPLPLSLEDWYLKCKHDINTLNELEVPRYIGNSTDTIELHAFSDASIKAYAAAVYSRVTLPDGNIQVTLIAAKTRVAPLKTQSLPRLELCGALLLSRVINSVKAALKHYNVTVYAWCDSTIVLAWLSHIPAKLKTFVANRTAEILSIIPRDHWQHVKSDDNPADCASRGMLAADL